Genomic DNA from Chthonomonadales bacterium:
GGCGTCGGCCCTGGCCGCGAGGATGAAGTCGTTCTCGGTGAGGCCGCCGGCCTTGTGTGTCCAGATCACCAGGCGCACCTTGCCCCAGGCAAGGTAGATGTCGGGGTGATGCCCCTCCTCCTCGGCGATCGCGCCGACGCGGTTGGTGAACGCCAGGGCGTCACGGAAGTTGGTGAACCGGTACTCCTTCTCCAGGTGGTGTTCGTCGACGACGTGCCAGCCCTCGCCGATCTCTCCGCGCAGCCGCGCGATGTCCGCGCCCTTGAGCGGGGGCTCGCCGCTCGCGCACGGCACACACTTCTTCTGCGCCAGTTCGCTGGCCATGTTGCTCCCTCCGGTCGGATGCGTGGCGGGCCGGCGGCCGGGGCGTCACGCCTGCTTGGCGTAACGCATGTTGTTCGCCGTGCCCGGGAACCAGTAGGTCACCTCCGGCACGCCAAGCGCCAGGCGGTCGATCAGCTCCACACCCTGCATCAGCGAGTGGTCCTGGTTGGAGACCTCGTACTTCCAGCCGCCAAAGCGTCCGCGCGAGTAGAGTCCTCGGCGCTCCAACTCCGGGTGGATGGCGTTGAGCGCGGCGTCGCGGCCGAGCGCGGGCGTGGGGTAGCCGTAGGCCGCGCGGTACCACCAGGACGAGACCACCTCGTGCGACTTGTTGATCAGCTTGGTGGCGTACATCCCCTCGATGGTGTCGGAAACGAGCGTCTCGGCGTTCACCGGCTTGTGCGGCGACTCGGAGACCTCGGCCATCAGCGACCACTGGCTCCCGATGTCCGGCACGTTCCTGGGCGAGTAGTTGGAGAACACGGTTACCCGGTAGAACGGGCAGTTGGCCTCCGGGAAGTACATCCAGCACTTCGTGGCGAGGCTGGCGGGCGGCTTGCCGGCGAGCCCGATGCCGATGATGTTGGAGCTGCTGTGCCGCAGCCGGCCGGCCGGTTCCTCCAGGTGCTTGAGCCCGGCCACGTTCACCAGCCGGTCGATCGGCATCGTTGAGACCAGGTGGTCGTAGCCGTCCTCGCGGCCGTCGGCGAATCGCACGCGGCGGGCCTCGGGGTCGATGGCGCTCACCTTCGCGTTGAGCGTGATGTTGTCGCGCCCGAGCAGGTCGGCCACCCCCTCCCAGATGGCGCCCGTGCCGCCGTGGCGGGGGAACCGAAACGTGTTGTTTGGGCCCCAGGAGAGGTCGTCTTTCTCGTGAAGCACGTTGTCGAGCACGCGCTCGAGGTCGGTGACGGCCACGCGCTCACCGATCCAGTTGTAGTCCATCGTCTCGGCGGGAAGGGCCCACACCTTGAAGTTGTAGGGGACCATGAACACCTCGGCGAGGCCCTCGCCCAACGTGGCTGTGATCCACTCGCGGAAGTTGGCCGGCTTGCCTTGAAAGGGACGCTTGTAGAGCTGCACGAGCCCCTGAAGGCACCTCCAGCGCGTCTCCGGGTTCAGGTACCGAATGTTGTTCTGGAACGGGTAGGGCACGAAGCGCCCCTCGATCCATACCCACGACTCGCGCTGGTGGTCGTGCCAGCCCTGCTTAAGGGCGCGATCCATGAGGTCGTCGAAGTAGCGGTAGTGCGAGAACTGCACGTGTCCGCCGATGTCCCAGGTGAAGCCGCGCTCGTCCACGTACGAGGTGGCCAATCCGCCCACCTGGCCCGCGCGGTCATACACGTGGAAGCTCGTGTGCCCGAGCTCCTGAAGGCGGTGGGCGGCGCCGAGCCCGGTGGGTCCGGCGCCGATGATGAGCACGCGATGCTCGGGTCTCAGGATCCCCTTCATGGGCTATTTCGCTCCTGGAGGGCCGCCCTGCGCGGCGGAAATAGGGCGCCGTGGCACGCTCGCCACGCGCCGGGCGCCGACGACCGGCGGCGCGGAGGCGCGGACCGTCTCTCGAGCGGCCGCGGCCGGACCGCCACGGCCGGCGGTGATGCCGGCGTAGGCCTGCGCCATGCAGGTTTCCATGTTCTCCGCGATCGCGTCCCACGCATGTTCCGCCAGGATCTTCTCCTCGCGGGCGCTCTTGCGGGCACGCACCTGGGCTGGCTCCGCCAGGGCCTCGCCAATGCGCGCGGCGAATGTCCCCGGAGTGTCGGCCAGATAGACGATGTCGCTGTAGAAGCGCTCCACATCCGTGATCGGCGTCGAGACGATGGGTCGGTGTGTCGCCATGTACTCGAGGGTCTTGGTCGGGCTGATGAACCGCGTCGCCTCGTTGCGCGCGAAAGGCATCAGGCAGACGTCGGTTCCCTTCAGTATTCGCGGCAGATCGGCGTATGCCTGCTGTCCGGGATAGTGCAGGTTCGACGCCCGGGGTAGGTCGGCCGGATCGACCTTGACCACGGGGCCGCACATCAGGAACTGGACCTCCGGGAGCGCGCGTGCGGCCTCTGCGATGATCTCGTAGTCCAGCCGCTCGTCGATCACTCCGATGTAGGTCGCGCGCGGGCCGCCGATGCCCTCCATCCAGTCCGGCGTGCGCGTCTCGGGGCGGCATGCCGCAGAGTAGTGCGCCCCGTCCACGCCGCTGGCGAACAGGTGCGTGTTCGAGTTATGCCTCCTCTTGGCATCGTAGAGGCTGGCGCCGCCGGTGAAGACCACGGCGGCGCGACGCAGCAGCCGCTCCTCGCGCTCGCGAAGCTCGGGCGGCGCGTAGCGGAAGCTGGCGAGCTCGTCCATCACGTCGCAGACCACCATGTCGGGCTCCACGACGCTCACCATGAACTCCGGGGTCGGCGTGTAGAACCAGAGCACGCGCCGACGAAGGCCCAACGCGTCCATCGCCTCGCGCGTCTGCCGGGCGATGCGCGCGCGGCAGGGCCAGAGCCACAGCGGCACGCCATCGCATTCCGACTCCGGTACAAGCGGCGTGAGCACGGTGACGTTCGGTAGGACCTCCTGCAGTACGGGGCTCTGGTGCTCGCCATCCAGCGAGAGGGCGGGCTCCTCCACAAAGAGGACACGGTGATGCCTTGCCAGGCGCGACAGAAGCTGCTGAGGCCGCTGCCAGACGAAGCTCCATCGGAGGTGTGAGGCGACCACGAGGTCAAGGTCGTGCATCCGGGTACTCCTTCTCACGGGCGAGCCGCCCCATCACGCGCAAGGCAGCCTGGCTCGCGATGCCCCTCGCGCCGCCGACCGTTCCGCAGAGGCCGGCATGGCGAGACGCAGGCGCACGGATGGGCTTCGCTGCGCGAGACGCGCGGCAGCCGCGTTCCGGCGTCGCGGGACGCGCTTAAGACGCCTGGCGCGGCTCGAGGGTTCCGCGCGCTCATCTCTGGATCCAGGACTGGAGCGGCCCGGATCGTCGAACGATGCCGCGTCGCGGGGGAATCGAAAGGCCCGGCTCCACGGGGGAGCCGGGCCTTCAAGGCCCAACGCGTAGGAACGGTATGAGATCAGGTTACTGCGGCGTGGGACCAGGCCCGTCGTCCCGCGGCGGGCCGCCTTCGTCTCGGCGCGCCTGCAATCGCACGGTCACCACTGCGGTCGTGAAGAGCATCGCGCTCTGCGCGAGCCTTCGCGGAACCGAAACGTGCAGGCGCTGACCACTGCGCGGGAAATCCAGGCTCACGCGCACCGACTCCTCCATCTGCCTGGCCTCCTTGCATGGAATGGAGCGCTCTCACCGGGGGGCACCTGCTCCCATTGTCGGGGTTCGCGCCCCCGGCGGACAGCCCCGTGTTGCCGGGCCGAGGGGCCCGAGGGACGGCCGCTCGCGAGGACCGAAGCGCCTGGAGTGCCGTCCCATCTCGTAGACGACGGCGCGGCCTTCCATGTTCGCGGTACAGGCCGCCGCACGCGGAAGCGGGCAACGGCGCGGGGTGGAAGCGGCACGGCCCCGCCCGTGGGCAGGGCCGTGCGTAGCCGCGACACATCTCGCCGGCGCTGCCCACGAAGGCGGCGCTCAGGGGCGCGGCGCGCCTCCGGGGACCCCCGGCCCGCCGCCGCCGAACATGCCCTGCGCGTTCTGCATCATCTCCTGCATCATCTGGTTGCGCTGGTCCGCCGGCATGTTCATCCACATCTGCATCCCCGCGCGCATCATGTTGCCGAAGAACTGCGAGCGAGTCTGCGGGTCCATGTTCATGTACATCTGCATGCCCTGCGACATCGCCTGCGTCATCTGCTCGGGGTCGAGTCGCATCATCAGGTCCATCTGCTGGCGCTGCAGGCTCATCAACTGATCCTGGATGCTCGCGCCGCCCGCGCCCACGGCGTCGGCGGCCGTGCTGTAGAGCACGTAGACGGGTGCGAGGGCGAACTGCTGCGCGTCGAGAACCTGGTCGAAGTTCGCGGGCACGGCGAAGCTCTTGAGGAAGCTCGTGGCGCGCTGGGTGGCCGGGTTCACCACGATGAGGCCGGCCTGCTCGATCATCCCCAACGAGCGCACCGCCGCGGCCAGTCTGTCCGCCGCCGGCACCGCGGCGGCCTCGGCCCGGGTGAGGTAGACTCGCCGCCAGGCGACGTTTTTGAGGCCGCCAACGAGCGAGTCCAGCGCGGCCTCGACGGACTGGGCCGCCGCCGGCTCCCGGGGCGCCGCGGGGACGATGATGGCGGGGTCGACGATAATGCGGGCCCGGAAGTGCTCCGCGATGGCCTGCACGATGGGCTGGAGCTGCGGAAGGTAGTTGCGCGGCGCGACGCGGCGCTGGCCGCCGGCGCCGCGATTGGGCGGCTGGCTGGCCTGCGCGAAGCCCGGCGCGGCCGCCGCGATGAGCGCGCCGGCGCCGGCCAGCAGTGCGATGCGACCGGTCCTCAGGGTGAACATGCGTGTCCTCTCCTCTGCGCTGAATACGACTCCGTGTTACTACGCTCGGCGCAGGGGGCCTGGTTTCGCGGACGAGGAGAGGGGAGCGGGCCGCTCGCGGTCGGGCGACCCGCGCCGAGGGGAAGGTCAGGCAGGAAGACCGTACTCTCCGGGCAGCCAGGGGGCGTCGGCGAGCGCGGCCAGCATCTCCGTGGTGAACGCTTCCTCGCTCTCCGGCAGCGAGTCGGCCTGGCGTGCGAGCCGGTCGAGCCAGCGCACCTCGTTGGGCGGCACGCGCAGTTCGCCGGCCGCGTGCGCCGCGCGGATCTCGTCGCTAGCCGCCTGAACGATGCGGCGCGTCCGCGCGTAGGCCGTCGTCTCATTGACCATCTCGCCGGCGAGCCTGAGCACGACGTCGGGCTTGAGGATCCAGGCCTGCGGATCCAGCGGCGCGTCGGAATCGGCGAGCCAGTCGCGCAGCCGCCGCGCGTCCTCGGGCGAGCGATCCGCGGCCACGTTGAGCAGTCGGCAGTCATAGGCGAGCTGCTCCACCGACACTGTGGGCGCAGCCGCGCTCAGCAGGCGCACGTTCTGCACCGACTCGTTGGACCAGCAGTCACATACGCACTGCGCGATGTTGCCCAGGGCGCTCAGGTGCGCGCAGGCGGCGCTGCGGCCCTCCATGGCGATCGGCACGCCCGTGATCGCCTTGATGTAGGGGTTCTCGTAGGCGCAGTCCTTGCCCGGCCCGACCGCCCCCATCTCGTAGGCCACCAGGCTACG
This window encodes:
- a CDS encoding 4a-hydroxytetrahydrobiopterin dehydratase, with protein sequence MASELAQKKCVPCASGEPPLKGADIARLRGEIGEGWHVVDEHHLEKEYRFTNFRDALAFTNRVGAIAEEEGHHPDIYLAWGKVRLVIWTHKAGGLTENDFILAARADAAL
- a CDS encoding glycosyltransferase, which gives rise to MHDLDLVVASHLRWSFVWQRPQQLLSRLARHHRVLFVEEPALSLDGEHQSPVLQEVLPNVTVLTPLVPESECDGVPLWLWPCRARIARQTREAMDALGLRRRVLWFYTPTPEFMVSVVEPDMVVCDVMDELASFRYAPPELREREERLLRRAAVVFTGGASLYDAKRRHNSNTHLFASGVDGAHYSAACRPETRTPDWMEGIGGPRATYIGVIDERLDYEIIAEAARALPEVQFLMCGPVVKVDPADLPRASNLHYPGQQAYADLPRILKGTDVCLMPFARNEATRFISPTKTLEYMATHRPIVSTPITDVERFYSDIVYLADTPGTFAARIGEALAEPAQVRARKSAREEKILAEHAWDAIAENMETCMAQAYAGITAGRGGPAAAARETVRASAPPVVGARRVASVPRRPISAAQGGPPGAK
- a CDS encoding FAD-dependent oxidoreductase, with the protein product MKGILRPEHRVLIIGAGPTGLGAAHRLQELGHTSFHVYDRAGQVGGLATSYVDERGFTWDIGGHVQFSHYRYFDDLMDRALKQGWHDHQRESWVWIEGRFVPYPFQNNIRYLNPETRWRCLQGLVQLYKRPFQGKPANFREWITATLGEGLAEVFMVPYNFKVWALPAETMDYNWIGERVAVTDLERVLDNVLHEKDDLSWGPNNTFRFPRHGGTGAIWEGVADLLGRDNITLNAKVSAIDPEARRVRFADGREDGYDHLVSTMPIDRLVNVAGLKHLEEPAGRLRHSSSNIIGIGLAGKPPASLATKCWMYFPEANCPFYRVTVFSNYSPRNVPDIGSQWSLMAEVSESPHKPVNAETLVSDTIEGMYATKLINKSHEVVSSWWYRAAYGYPTPALGRDAALNAIHPELERRGLYSRGRFGGWKYEVSNQDHSLMQGVELIDRLALGVPEVTYWFPGTANNMRYAKQA